The Natrinema amylolyticum genome includes the window CTCGCCGGCTGGCTCGCCGTCGTCGGCGTCGCGTTGCTCCTCGCCGGCACCCGCGAGCGAGTCGTCGTCGCCGGTCGGCCCGTCGGCTGGCCCCGCGTGGCTGCCGTCGGGATCGGTACGCTCGCGGTCGGCACGGGAGTATTCGGGGTCACCCGGCTCCGCTCGCTCGAGGTTGCAAGCGGTCCGTGGCTGCTCACTGCCGCGATCACGGTCTTCGCGATGGGGTATCTCTCCTGGTTCGCCCGCGAGTGCTGGACCGGTGGCCGGCAACTGGACGACGAGCTGTTCGCCGTCGGGTGAGTTCGATCGCGCGGTCCGTCCGTTTCAACGGGTGGCACTGCCGCCCGTTCTTTTCACCACCGGCGTTGTCGGGTCGATATGAGCGCACGCGACCGGGAGCTGTCCACGACCGCGGACGGCGAAGAGAGCGAGTTGACGTACCAGAAGATAACCGAGTCGCCGCTCAGGCGCTGGCTGATGCTCGACGGTCACCGACTGGCCATCGCCGGGCTACTGACCGGGGGCCTCTACGCCGCCGTCATCGCGCTGTACGTCGCCGGGCTGTTCCCCGTAAACGACGCGGGAGCCGTGGTCACGCTCTACGGTTCGCTCGTCGGCGGGACGCTGCCGTTCATCACGATCGTACTGGCGATCAATCAGCTCGTCCTCTCCCAGGAATTGGGCTGGACGCCGGATCTCAGGGATCGGTTCGACGGCATGACCGAGTTTCAGCGGGACGTCGAGGAACTGACCGAGTCGGGCGTCAGTCCGGCGTCACCGGCCGCCTTCTTGAACGTCATCGTCACCGCGACGGTCGACCGCGCCCGGCGGCTTCCCGACGCGCTCGCGGACGACGCCGACCCGGACAAGTGGGCGGAAGTCGAGCGGTTCATCGAGACCTTCGAGTCGGACGGAAAGACGGTCTCGAACGCGCTCGAGGACGCCGAGTTCGGGACGTTCGAGGCGCTGTCGGCAGTGCTCGGCCACCACCAGGGGAACTACTACCACGCGGCGCGGACGTTCCGAGACGAGTGGGACGACGTCTTCGACGAGACGGAACCGCTCGAGGAGTTGATCGAACTGCTGGGCTTTCTCGCGGTCGCTCGCCAGACGTTCAAGACGCTGTACGTCCAGCACGAACTGGCCGTCCTCTCGCGAATGCTCCTGTACGTCGGCTTCCCCACGCTGGTCGGCGGCGGCCTGCTGCTCGTCTCCTACGGACGGATCGCCGACGCGGTCGCAACCGACTGGCTCCTGCTGGCGATCGCCGCTGGCGGCGTCGTGCTCGTCTTCCTCCCCTTTATGGTCCTGCTGAGCTACGCGCTCCGGATCGCGACGATCGCCGCGCGGACCGCCGACTTCGGCCCCTTCGTCCCGCGGTCCTCGAGCGAGTAACGGCCGTTGCCCGTCCGACTCTCGCCGCCGAGACCGCGCGGAATCGACCGGGCGTACAGCCAAGGGGAACGCCGGACAAGGAACACGTATGCCAGAGGACACCACACCGACCGAGGCGACCGAGGAGCCGACCCCCGTCGAGGAGGCCCGGACGGACTCGTTCGACCTCGAGCACGCCGAACGCGTCCGAATCGGCGTCACGCGCGGGGAGACCGACCTCGAGTTGGGACCGCCGCGGGACTACCCGGACCGAGCGGACGTGTCGGTGCGGCCCGAATCGGCGGACGATCACCGCGTCGTCCTCAGTATCGACGCGATGGCGGGCGACCACGGGACGGGGCACGCGGACGTCGAACTGACGCCGGCGGAAGCCCGCGCGTTACGCGATCGGCTCGACGATATCGTCCGCTGGATGGCCGAAGACGACGGCGTCGCCGCTCGTGCGACCGAAACGACCGACGGTTCCGACTCCGATCCGGGCTAACGGCGATGGGCTTCGAGTCCGCGTCTCGGACGCTCGCTCGAGCGGCGGCTCTCGATGCCTCGAATCGTTCCGCAGTGGCGGTCGGACCCAGCGATTACTCGGGGCTCGGCGACTGCACGCGCGAGAGGTACCCCGCCAGGTCCGACGTGGTGACCATCCCGATGACGCCCTCGTCCTCGTCGACGACCGGAATGTGGTGGAAGCCGCGTTCGACCATCACGTCCGCGGCGTCGCGGATGCTGTCCTGTGCGGACGCCGTCACGACGTCGCTGCTCATGTACTTCGAAACCGGCGTCTGGTCTTTCGGCTTCTGTTCGGCGACGATCCGGACGAAGTCCGTCGTCGTCAGGATTCCCTCGAGCCGGTTGTCGTCGTCGACGACGACGACCGATCCGATCCCGTTTTCGAGCATTTCCTGTGCGGCATCCTCGACGAGCGTGTCCGGCGTCACCGTGTGGAGCGACGTGGACATGACCCGAGCGACGAAAATATCTTCCATACCCCATAGTACTCGGTAAACAATATAAGGATTGTCGGACCGATTCGGTCCGAAACGCTCACACGGATGGAATTGTGTGCAGTCCGGCCCGATCGAATCTGACTCGAGCGACGGAATCCGTTCCGTGATCGACCTTGAGGGTCTGGGTCGGACTCGAGCCGAAAAGGCGGAGGGATTACATATCGCTTCCAGAACTGGTTCTCTAATTAGGCAATTTATTTATATTTATCGTAGAATCGCCAAAGGTGCGTTTCTATCGACCAGATATCGACCCTCAGCGTTTCACACTCGATTCTAACACCCCATACGCTGTTCGAATGGAATCCATCGGGAAACGCTAAATAGAAACGATAAACGCTCTGATCCGGCGCAAGAGGGCCTCTATTCGGTGTCAAACGATATATGATATAGATGGGGAGAACCACATGTGTATCCAACTAAATTATTCTCCTAATCTGGTAGCTAACCGCTTCGAACGCGAGGAACGCGGTCGTTGGGGATGAGAGAAGTCGCCGAGTGAGCCGTCTCAGGAGTGGGCGAGGTTCAACTCGAGTTCGTTGATGACGCTCCGGGTCGTGTCGGGGATCTCGGACTCGAAGCGCTCGCCGCGCATGCGGTGGCTCGGGCCTGCGACGGCGAACGCACCGATGACCGCCCCCTCCGGGCCCGTCAGCGGTACGCCGACCGCGCGGAGTCCGCGCGTGCTCTCGTCGATGTTGAACGCGTACCCTCGCTCGCGGATCGCCTCGAGTTCCTCGAACAGTTCGGCTTCGCTCGTGATCGTCTCGTCGGTGGCGGCCGGCAACCCGTGGCGGGCGACGATCTCGCGGACGCGCTCGTCGGGCAAGTTCGCCAGGATCACCTTCCCGCCGGCGACCTGGTGCATGTAGAACCGCTTTCCGATCCGGGCGCGGCTGAAGACGCCTTTCTGCCCCGCCTTTCGGTCGAGGACGACGGAGCGGCCGCGCTGTTCGATCGAGAACTGGACCGTTTCCCCGGTGAGATCCGCCAACTCTCGGACCTTCGGTTCGATGTACTGGAGCCCCTCGACCTGATGGAGGGCGTAGCCGCCGACGTCCAGGAATCGGAGGCCGATCCGGTAGGTATCGCCCTCCTTGACGACGTAATCGTGCTTGAGAAGAGTAATTAGGTGTTTGTGGACCGTCCCCTTCGATTTCCCGGTCGCCTCGGCCAGCTCCGAGACCCCGGCCCCGTCTCGAGCCTGTAGCTCGTCGACGATCGCGAGCGAGGTCTCGACGCTCTTGATGGTCGGTGAACCGGGTTCGCGCTCCCGATCGCCGGCGTCGTTTCGGGACATGACGTGTATCATAGCGCCCGCACGCCTAAAAGGTTCACCGATGAGAAACGATCGGAGAAACTATTTCGTTCTCCGAGGGACCCCGTTCGTCTCGATTCGAGTCGCCGTCCCCGTAGAAAAGAGACGACCTTATACGAGTGCCCGCGGAGAAAGCGTATAGAGCCGATGGCACAAGTGACAACGATGGCGTCCGCGATCGACGACGCCGTTGACGACGGAGACAGTCTGTATCTCGCCGGGTTCACCCATCTGATCCCCTTCGCGGCGGGACACGAGATCATCCGCGGCGAGTACGACGACCTCGAGTTGATCCGGGCGACGCCCGACCTGGTGTACGATCAGCTGATCGCGGCGGGCTGCGTCTCGAAGGTCACCTTCTCGTGGGCCGGCAACCCGGGCGTCGGAAGCCTCCGCGCGTTCAGGCGAGCGGTCGAGGACGGCGTCCCGAACCCGATCGAACTCGAGGAGTACACTCACTACGGGATGGTGGCGGCGCTCCACGCCGGCGCGGCGAACCTCCCGTTCATGCCCGTTCGGACGTTCGCCGGCTCGGACCTGATCGAGCACAACGACGCGATCAGGACCGTCGAGAGCCCGTACGGTGACGACGAGATCCCGGTCGTGGCGCCGATCAACCCCGACGTGGCGATCGTCTCCGCACAGCGGAGCGACGAGGACGGGAACGCTCACCTCTGGGGCATCCCCGGCGAGCAGAAGGAGGCGGCGCTGGCCGCCGACACGGTCGTCTGCTGCGTCGAAGAGCTCTGTCCGACCGAGACGATCCGGAGCGATCCCAACCGGACGCTGTTCACCGCGGACGCCGTCGACTACGTCGTCAGGGAGCCCTACGGTGCTCATCCCTCCTACGCACAGGGCTACTATCAGCGGGACAACGACGCCTACATCGAGTGGGAGGAGATCTCGAAGAATCACGAGGACGTTCTCGAGTGGCTCGACGAGTGGGTCTACGGCGTCGAGAATCGACGGGAGTACCTCGAGAAGCTCGGCGCGAAGCGGCTGCTCGATCTCGAGGTCGACTCGCAGTACGCGACGGCGATCGATATGGGTGACTACTGATGGAGTACACGGACACGGAACTCATGGTGACGGCGGCGGCGGAACAGCTCGAGGACGACGACTCGGTGCTGGTCGGGATCGGCGTCCCGAACCTGGCCTGTAACCTCGCGAAGCGCAACCACGCGCCCGACCTCGAGATGATCTACGAGTCGGGGACGATCGGCTCGAATCCGAGTTCGCTCCCGCTGTCGATCGGCGATCCGGTGCTCGCGTCGGGCGCGACGAGCGTCGAATCGATGCTGAACGGCTTCTCGTACTACCTGCAGGGCGGTCGGATCGACGTCGGCTTCCTCGGCGGCGCGCAGGTCGACCGCTACGGCAACATCAACTCCACCGTGATCGGCGACTACGACGATCCCGCGGTGCGCCTGCCCGGTAGCGGCGGAGCCTGCGAGATCGCCAGCAACGCCCACCGGACGATCATCGTCTCGCCGCTCGAGGAGCGGCGGTTCCCGGCGGAAGTCGACTTCGTCACGAGCCCCGGCTATCTCGACGCCGAGACGGACCGCGAGGACCTCGGACTGCGCGGCGGTCCGGAGACGGTGATCACCGACAAGGCGCTCATGGGATTCGACGACGACGGCGAGATGGTCGTCGAGAGCCTCCATCCGGGCGTCACCGCCGACGAGGTTCAGGCGTCGGTCGGCTGGAAGATCCAGTTCGCCGACGACGTCGCGCAGACGCGGGAGCCGACCGACGACGAGATCCGGCTCATCCGCGAGGAGCTCGATCCCGACGGCGTCTACCTCGACTGATCGCGGGAAGTGGTCGTCGAGCAGTTCTCTTTTCGCGCCGCTGACGATGAGATCGACCGCGCGGAGTCACGGAGCCGCGGGCTTCCGACCGGCCGTCACCGCATCGACGACCGGAGGGAACGGTGACCGATCAGACCGGTCGGTGCTCGAGCGATGACGAGGAACGACTCTGAGACGGAGAAACGGATTCGGAATTTCGAGCCGAAATCGCGCGGTAGTCGGGACGGCTTCAGTCCCCGCGAGCGACGGTGTCGACGCCGGTTCCCCGCGGAACCACCGTCTGGAGTGCGATGAGGATCATCGCGACCAGGACGGCACCGAGTCGCGGCAGCAGCGTCGGCCACACCATCGCGAAGACGCCGAGGGCGACGTACATCGCCCGGGCACCGTAGTCGACCGGCGACGGGATGCCGAACGGGCGGGGGGCACAGTTGAGTCCGTGGGTAATCGCGATCGCACCCAGCAGGACGACGAGCCCCGAGCCGGCGGTCGTGAGCCCGAACCCGCCCGTCACGATTTCCGGATTGTAGATGAACGTGAACGGGAGAACGAACAGCGGCAGGCCGAGCTTCAGCGCCTCGAGCGACGTCTTCCAGAAGTTCGACTCCGCGATACCGGTCGTCACCACCACCGCGATGGCGATCGGTGGCGTAATCCCCGAGAGGATGGCCGCGTAGAGCACGAAGAAGTGTGCCGCGAGCGGCTCCACGGCGAACTCGCCGGTCAGCGTCGGCGCGATGAGCAGCGCGACGATGGTGTAGGCGGCGACCGTGGGCATGCCGAGTCCCAGCACGAGGCAGACGGCCATCGCGAGGATGACGGTGAACAGCAACACGCCGCCGGCGACGCTGACCATCGCCAGCGAGAGCTTGCCGGGGAGGCCGGTCGCGTTCAGCAGGTCGACGATACCGTTGACGGCCGCGATGATGATAACGATCGGGGCGATCGAGACCGCGCCGAACTTGAACCCGGAGATCGTGTCGGTCAGGGCGTCCCGGCCGGTCTCGGCGAGATCCACGTCGCTACTGACGAGGCCGAGGACCAGGGGAACGCCGGCACCGGTCGCGATCATCGCGACGCAGGTGTACAGTGCGGACGAGAGGACCGTCCACTGCGCGATACCGAGCGTGTAGAGGAGCACGGCGAACGGAACGCCGAACCGGATCGCCTCGATCGCGGGATGGTACCCCTCCGGGATGTCGCCGATGCGGCTTTCGATATCGATGCCGCTGTCCGGTAGCTGCTTGATCGCCATGTAGTGGACGCCGATGGCGACCGAGATGTAGAACACCAGCGCCGGGATGATACCCGCGACGAGGACGTCGACGTAGCCGATGCCGGGAATGAGCGATGCCATCACGAACGCGGCCGCGCCCATGACCGGCGGCATGATCTGGCCGCCCGAGGAGGCGACCGCCTCGATGCCGCCCGCCGAATCCGACCGCATCCCGCTCTCTTTCATCAACGGAATTGTAAAGGAGCCGGTCATCGCGGCGTTGGCCGTCTGCGCGCCGTTGATCGAGCCGACGATCAGACTCGAGGTCACCGCCGACTGGGCGACCCCCGAACGGAGATACTTCGCCGTCTGGAAGGAGAGTCGCATGATGAGTTCGAAGGCCCCGTAGCCGCGCATCAGGCCTGCGTACAGGAGAAACAGCGCGACTTTGACGGCGACGACCTGCGTGATCGAGCCGAAGAAGCCGTCGAACTCCATCGTGAGCACGTTGACGATCTGTTCGGTAGCGACGCCGCCGTGGCCCAGCAACCCGGTGATGAGACCCCCGAACCGGGCGTAGAGCACTGCCAGTATCATCACGGATGCGAAGGCGGCCCCGAACGCTCGGTAGGTCAGATAGAGGATCACGAGCGCGAACAGCCCCCCGATCAGGTACTCGTGGTCTAACGCGTAGCCGACGCGGGTCGTCTCGAGCACCTCGTAGTTCAGCCAGACGTAGCTGGGAACGGTGACGCCGACGAGCGCACAGAGCCACAGCCCGATCCGTTCGAGGCGTTTGCCCCCCTCGAGGTCGGCGAGCTCTTTGATGACGTAGACGAGTATCCCGCCGGCGAGGAAGACGGCCCCGTACTTCGCTCGCGGGGCGTCCTGTCGCACCGCATACAGCAAGACCCGCGCCCAGAACAACAGGGCGACCACCGTGACGAGGTTGTTCAGCAGGTGCTTGCGCCGGAAGTCCAGCGGCGACCAGACGGGCGGTTCGCTCTGGGTCTCGCTCATGCTCGTTCTATTCGCTGGTCTCGCCGCGCGTGTAGGCGCTCATGTCGACGTCTTGCTCCTCGAGGAAGTCGTACGGGCCGGGGTGGACGGGGACGTCCTCGAGGTAGAGCGATGCCATCGACTCGGGGTCGCTGTGGTCGAGATACGCCGGTTGGCCCTCCTGAATGGACTCGACGTTCTCGTGACTGATTCGCGCGAGTTCGTAGCCGACGTCCCGCGAAACCTCGCTACTGAGCCAGAACTGGAAGTCGGCGCCGTAGATGTCCACCTGCTCCTGCTCGAAGCTCTGTTGTTCCCAGCCGTACGGTTCGATCTGGCTGTGACTGGTCCCGCGAGTGCTGTTGACGCCCTCGATGAAGCTGTCGGTGAACTCGACGAGCTGGAGGTCCGCTCGAGCGTCGACCTCCGTCGCCCAGCCCGCGAGGTTCGCGAACCCGGAGCCGTAGGCGATCAGCGCGTCGACGTCGCCCTCTTCGATACGGCCGGCCACTTCACCGGTCCCGGCGTTGACGATGGAGTCGCTGCTCTCGAGATCGCTCCAGAGGCCGGCGTTCGTGAGAACGGTCTCGGCCTGCTGGCGGAGTCCCCACTCCGGCGGCAGCGGCCAGAAGTTACTCCCGACGAGGTCGTCCGTCGTCTCGATGCCCGACCCCTGCAGCGAGAGGATATGCATGTGCAGGGGTGCGATCGAGAACATCTGCTGGGGGAGCGTGTCCAGCGGCCGCTCCTCGAACGGCGGCAGGTCCTGCTGGGCCGACGCAACGATGAAGTTCCCGGCGGTCAGCGCCTGCAGGTTCCCCTGGGCGTGCTGTCTGAGACTCGGCGGGTCGCCGCCGGTCTCCTGGTTCTGCCACCGGATCTCCCCGGCGGGCTCGGTGTCGCCGGACTGTTCCTGGACGACGCGCTGGAAGGAGTTGCTTGCCTGCCCGGTCGTCGTACTGGAACTTGGAATCCCGACGCTGAGAGAGGTCGTACTGCCACCGTCACCGCCGAGACAGCCGGCCAATCCGACCGCCCCGATTCCACTCACTGCTTTCAGGATATCCCGTCGTCTATTGAGACGCATACAGCCTAAAGGTGTATCCATAATAATTAAACCTTCGGGAAAAGGTCAGCTATAGAGGAAGATAAATGCCGATTATCGGGACAGATGCCCTCGGCCGGTCGAACCGAGCGGTCGGGTGGAGTCGGTTCGGCCCGTGATCGGGGGTTCCGAGCGGAACGTATAAACGGAGGTCCGTCTATGACGGAGATATGCGGCCTCTAGAGGACGTTACCGTTATCGACGCGACACAGGCGCTCGTCGGACCGATGGCGACACAGACGTTCGGCGACCTCGGTGCGGACGTGATCAAGATCGAACGGCCCGGGTACGGTGATCTGACGCGCACCTATCAGCCGGAGTACGAGGGACTGTCGGCGTACTTCGTGAGCCTCAACCGGAATAAACGGAGTCTTACGCTCGACCTAACGAGCGAGGAGGGACAGACGGTCCTCCACGAGCTGGTCGAAGACGCCGACGTATTCATGCAGAACTTCAGCCCTGGCAAGGCCGAGGCGTTCGACGCCGACTACGAGACACTCTCGACGCTGAACGATGACCTGATTTACTGTGACGTGTCCGGATACGGTTCGGACAGCCCCTACAGCGGGCGCAAGTCTTTCGACATCGTGTTACAGGGCGAAGCCGGCATGATGAGCATCACCGGGAGCGAAGACGAACCGGCGCGGGTCGGTATCTCGATCTGTGACGTCTCGGGTGCTATGACGGCGACCTACGCCATTCTGACGTCGCTCTATCATCGCGAACAGACGGGCGAGGGGCAACACATCGAACTCTCGCTGTACGACACGAGCTTCCAGTGGCTCCTCTATCACGTCACCAACTTCTTCGCCTCCGGCGACGTGCCGCGCCGGATGGGGACCAAACACCCCAACCTCGCGCCCTACCAGGCGATCGAGACGGCCGACTCCCACGTCGTCGTCGGCGTGATCAGCGAGGGTCTCTGGCCCAACCTCTGTCGCGCGCTCGATCGCGAGGAGTGGATCGACGACGACCGGTTCGCGACGTTCGAGGATCGGGTCGAGAACCGGGAGGCGCTCGACAGCCGACTCGAGGAGATATTCGCCCGGATGACGACCGACGAGTGGGTCGAACACCTCCGCGAGTTCGACGTCCCGTGTACGCCCGTCAACGACGTCGAAGACGTCGTCAACGATCCGCACATCCAGTCCCGGGACATGATCGCCAAGATGGAACACCCCGAGCACGGAACGCTGAAAGCGCCCGCGAACCCGGTCAACTTCTCCTCGCTCGAGACCACCCACGAGCGGGCACCGCCGGATCTCGGTCAGCACTCGCGTGAGATCCTCGCGGAACTGGGCTACTCGGACGACGAAATCGCGGCTCTCGAGGCCGACGAGGTCGTCTGATCGAGGAACCGACGACGGCGTACCCCGGCCGACCGCACTCGTAGCACGGTTCTCTCCGACCGCGAGCCGATCGGCGGTCTCGGACGGTCGTTCGAGAGGCTCGACGAGAGAGGGATCGGCAGTCCTGTCGTTTCCGGTGACGATCGTCATCGGAATATCGTTTCGTTGGTCGAAACGGCGACTCTTCCTGTGGCAATAATTGCGATATCGCCGCTCGAGACGCCCGATTCGCGCTGTTCTCGGTCGACGGCCGCGATAACGGGTCGCGATCCGAATCAGCGCGACGGGCACCGAGAGGAAGCGGACGAACGACCGAATGCAACTACTCATTCATTGTTCATTTGAACGGATGTGTTATTTCGTCGACTCGGCTAACCGCACGCCGTGACGGCGGCAATCGATCGTGTACTCTCGAGGGATTTTACATATATATGGCCGTAATTCATAGTCGCGAATAGCGAGAGCGTCCCAGTCTGAACGAGGCGATTGCAGCGGACGAATCGCAATTCAGCGCCGAACGGCGTCATTTCGAGAGGCGAAACGAATTCGGTTCCGCCCTCGACCATCATTGGTTCTTGATATCACACACCAATTTCGATCGAACTCCCCGAATCGGCGATAGAGGCCGTATACGCACCCTTCATGGCATCACACGGCAGTCGGACGCCACGAACTGTCATCGCCGGCCCGATCTGTCCGTGTCCCGACCGGCCCAGTTTTGTTTCGGTACGCGAAACGCTATTGCGTTTCAGCGCGCCCGATCCGCCCGTCGGATCACCGCTCAGAGAGCGAACCGAAGGGAGATCATAAGTACCTGGTTTACGAGGTGAGCGTATGGACGTGAGCCGAGCGGTCATCGAGCGATTGGCAGCCGACGGAATCGACACCGTGTTCGGCATTCCGGGCAAACAGACGCTCCCGCTGAACGAGGCGATCGGAGCGCGGGACGACATTCAGTTCGTCATGGCTCGCCACGAGACCGCCGTCACCCATCAGGCGTGGGGGTACGCCGAGACCAGCGGGCGGCCCGCGGCGACGGCCGTTGTCCCCGGGCCGGGCGATATGAACGCGATGAACGGTTTGAAGAACGCGCTCAACGATTGCACGCCGCTCGTCCACATGGCCGTCGAGACCGAACCCGAGGTCCGCGGCGGCGACGGCATCCACGAGACGCCGCCGGACACCTACGACAACGTCGTCAAAGCGAACCGACTCGTCGAGAGTCCCGAGAGCACGCTCGCCGTCCTCGAGGAGGCGATCTCGATCGCCGAGACGCCACCGAAGGGCCCCGTTCGGGTCGGGATTCCGAAGAACTTCCTGGCGATGGACGTCCCGCTCGCGACGCCGGCGGAATACAGCCGGGACTCGGTTTCGGGGGTCGCGGATCGCGACGTCGAGGCCGCCGCCGATCGCCTCGCCGACGCCGACGAGCCGGTGATCGTCGCTGGCGGCGGGGTCCGTGCCGCCGAAGCGAGCGACGACCTCCGCCGCGTCGCAGAGCGACTCGGCGCGCCCGTCGTCACGACCTACAAGGGGAAAGGCGTCCTCCCCGACGGTCCCGACGGGTACGTCGCCGGAACGCTGTCGGGCAGCGCGTCGCCCGAGTTGCTCGAGCTCCTCGCCAGCGCGGACGCCGCGCTCGCGGTCGGCACGGACTTCGACGCCGTGGCGACCCGTGCCTGGTCCGTGACCGTACCCGAGACCCTCGTCCACGTCACGCTCGATCCCGACGACCTCGGGACCGGCTACGATCCGACGGTCGGCATCGTCGCCGACGCCGGCGAGGCGCTGTCGGCGCTCGAAGACGCGCTCGCCGACCGCGAGTTCGCGGCCGGCAACGCCGTCGAGCGCGCCAGCGAGGTCCGAACGGCCACGAGCGAGCGACTCGAGGAGCTGCGCGTCTCGTCGCCGCCACTGACCTCCGTCAGCGCGCTCGAGGCGATCCGGGAAGCGGTCCCGCGGGAGGCGATCGTGACGGCAGACGCCGGCGGCTCCCGCGTATGGGGACTCAACGTCTTCGAGGCGGGGGGGCCGCGCTCGTACGTCAATCCGGGCTCGTGGGCGTCGATGGGGACCAGCCTCCCGTCGGCGATCGGTGCACAGGTCGCCAACCCCGACGAGGACGTGGTCGTCCTGGTCGGCGACGGCGGACTCATGATGTGCGTCCACGAACTCCACACGGCCGTCGCCGAGGCGCTGCCGATCACCGTCGTCGTCTTCGTCAACGAGGACTACGCGATCATCAGCGACGACGCCGACCGGAACTACGACCTCGAGGCCGGCGCGTACGAGTGGGCGAACGCGCCGATCGATTTCTCGAGCCTCGCGACGAGTCTCGGGATGCGGGCCGAGCGCGCGGAGACATCGTCGGAAATTCGGGCAGCGCTCGCGTCCGCGCTCGAGGCGGACGAGCCGGTACTCGTCGAAATTCCGACGGACCCGGGCGAACCGCAGGCGAGCGAGTGGATGAGCGAATAGGCGGTCGCGTCTGGCGGGAATCCGCGTCTACGACCGCGGAGAACCGATTCAACGAGCGGGTTCGCTTCGATGCGACCGGTCGCTCCAGTCCTCGAGGCGACGAACAACACACGTATACTGAGTGATACGATTCGAGAGGGGTTTACGTGATACGCCCCCACTAGTCGATAATGAAACACGAGATTGCCGAAGACGACCTGGTAGTGGAATACGAGATTCCGGAGAACGAATCCCCGAGCGTCGCGACCGTTCGCGCGGTGAGTTCGATACGGGAGTGTGACCCCAAGGCGCTGACGCCGTTATACGAGGCGATAGATCCGGACGCATTGAACGACCTGTGTGAGTCGCGAGGAGACGAATCGGACGGAGTCGACTGCACGATCGAATTCGTCTTCAGCGACTATCACATCACCGTTGACA containing:
- a CDS encoding CBS domain-containing protein, yielding MEDIFVARVMSTSLHTVTPDTLVEDAAQEMLENGIGSVVVVDDDNRLEGILTTTDFVRIVAEQKPKDQTPVSKYMSSDVVTASAQDSIRDAADVMVERGFHHIPVVDEDEGVIGMVTTSDLAGYLSRVQSPSPE
- a CDS encoding TAXI family TRAP transporter solute-binding subunit; this translates as MRLNRRRDILKAVSGIGAVGLAGCLGGDGGSTTSLSVGIPSSSTTTGQASNSFQRVVQEQSGDTEPAGEIRWQNQETGGDPPSLRQHAQGNLQALTAGNFIVASAQQDLPPFEERPLDTLPQQMFSIAPLHMHILSLQGSGIETTDDLVGSNFWPLPPEWGLRQQAETVLTNAGLWSDLESSDSIVNAGTGEVAGRIEEGDVDALIAYGSGFANLAGWATEVDARADLQLVEFTDSFIEGVNSTRGTSHSQIEPYGWEQQSFEQEQVDIYGADFQFWLSSEVSRDVGYELARISHENVESIQEGQPAYLDHSDPESMASLYLEDVPVHPGPYDFLEEQDVDMSAYTRGETSE
- a CDS encoding CoA transferase subunit A, producing the protein MAQVTTMASAIDDAVDDGDSLYLAGFTHLIPFAAGHEIIRGEYDDLELIRATPDLVYDQLIAAGCVSKVTFSWAGNPGVGSLRAFRRAVEDGVPNPIELEEYTHYGMVAALHAGAANLPFMPVRTFAGSDLIEHNDAIRTVESPYGDDEIPVVAPINPDVAIVSAQRSDEDGNAHLWGIPGEQKEAALAADTVVCCVEELCPTETIRSDPNRTLFTADAVDYVVREPYGAHPSYAQGYYQRDNDAYIEWEEISKNHEDVLEWLDEWVYGVENRREYLEKLGAKRLLDLEVDSQYATAIDMGDY
- a CDS encoding CoA-transferase subunit beta, with amino-acid sequence MEYTDTELMVTAAAEQLEDDDSVLVGIGVPNLACNLAKRNHAPDLEMIYESGTIGSNPSSLPLSIGDPVLASGATSVESMLNGFSYYLQGGRIDVGFLGGAQVDRYGNINSTVIGDYDDPAVRLPGSGGACEIASNAHRTIIVSPLEERRFPAEVDFVTSPGYLDAETDREDLGLRGGPETVITDKALMGFDDDGEMVVESLHPGVTADEVQASVGWKIQFADDVAQTREPTDDEIRLIREELDPDGVYLD
- a CDS encoding CaiB/BaiF CoA transferase family protein codes for the protein MRPLEDVTVIDATQALVGPMATQTFGDLGADVIKIERPGYGDLTRTYQPEYEGLSAYFVSLNRNKRSLTLDLTSEEGQTVLHELVEDADVFMQNFSPGKAEAFDADYETLSTLNDDLIYCDVSGYGSDSPYSGRKSFDIVLQGEAGMMSITGSEDEPARVGISICDVSGAMTATYAILTSLYHREQTGEGQHIELSLYDTSFQWLLYHVTNFFASGDVPRRMGTKHPNLAPYQAIETADSHVVVGVISEGLWPNLCRALDREEWIDDDRFATFEDRVENREALDSRLEEIFARMTTDEWVEHLREFDVPCTPVNDVEDVVNDPHIQSRDMIAKMEHPEHGTLKAPANPVNFSSLETTHERAPPDLGQHSREILAELGYSDDEIAALEADEVV
- a CDS encoding IclR family transcriptional regulator, whose translation is MSRNDAGDREREPGSPTIKSVETSLAIVDELQARDGAGVSELAEATGKSKGTVHKHLITLLKHDYVVKEGDTYRIGLRFLDVGGYALHQVEGLQYIEPKVRELADLTGETVQFSIEQRGRSVVLDRKAGQKGVFSRARIGKRFYMHQVAGGKVILANLPDERVREIVARHGLPAATDETITSEAELFEELEAIRERGYAFNIDESTRGLRAVGVPLTGPEGAVIGAFAVAGPSHRMRGERFESEIPDTTRSVINELELNLAHS
- a CDS encoding TRAP transporter permease; translation: MSETQSEPPVWSPLDFRRKHLLNNLVTVVALLFWARVLLYAVRQDAPRAKYGAVFLAGGILVYVIKELADLEGGKRLERIGLWLCALVGVTVPSYVWLNYEVLETTRVGYALDHEYLIGGLFALVILYLTYRAFGAAFASVMILAVLYARFGGLITGLLGHGGVATEQIVNVLTMEFDGFFGSITQVVAVKVALFLLYAGLMRGYGAFELIMRLSFQTAKYLRSGVAQSAVTSSLIVGSINGAQTANAAMTGSFTIPLMKESGMRSDSAGGIEAVASSGGQIMPPVMGAAAFVMASLIPGIGYVDVLVAGIIPALVFYISVAIGVHYMAIKQLPDSGIDIESRIGDIPEGYHPAIEAIRFGVPFAVLLYTLGIAQWTVLSSALYTCVAMIATGAGVPLVLGLVSSDVDLAETGRDALTDTISGFKFGAVSIAPIVIIIAAVNGIVDLLNATGLPGKLSLAMVSVAGGVLLFTVILAMAVCLVLGLGMPTVAAYTIVALLIAPTLTGEFAVEPLAAHFFVLYAAILSGITPPIAIAVVVTTGIAESNFWKTSLEALKLGLPLFVLPFTFIYNPEIVTGGFGLTTAGSGLVVLLGAIAITHGLNCAPRPFGIPSPVDYGARAMYVALGVFAMVWPTLLPRLGAVLVAMILIALQTVVPRGTGVDTVARGD